The following are from one region of the Choloepus didactylus isolate mChoDid1 chromosome 11 unlocalized genomic scaffold, mChoDid1.pri SUPER_11_unloc2, whole genome shotgun sequence genome:
- the LOC119524520 gene encoding olfactory receptor 2B11-like, with amino-acid sequence MSSDNQSFLGEPPTNFILLGVSDRPWLELPLFVVLLVSYILAMLGNITIILVSWLDSQLHSPMYIFLSHLSFLDLCYTMTTVPQMLVNMGSSKKTISYGGCTVQYVIFHWLGCTECIILAAMALDHYMAICEPLRYTVIHHILCQQLVDTTWVSGFGNSLVQVVLTVCLPFCGQQLLNNFFCEVPAMIKLSCADTTMNDATLAMLATFFVLVPLAFILLSYFFIAHVVLRIWSSKGLHKAFGTCSSHLVVVSLFYPPAIYMYLQPPSSYSQKQGKFISLFYSIITPTLNPFIYTLRNKDVKEALRRLLERIWRFCRR; translated from the coding sequence ATGAGCAGTGACAACCAGAGTTTCTTGGGGGAGCCACCTACAAACTTCATCCTTCTGGGTGTCTCTGACAGGCCATGGCTGGAACTCCCTCTCTTTGTGGTCCTCCTGGTATCTTACATTCTGGCAATGTTGGGGAACATCACCATCATCTTGGTGTCCTGGCTGGATTCCCAGCTCCATAGTCCTATGTACATCTTCCTCAGCCACCTGTCCTTTCTGGACCTCTGCTACACCATGACAACAGTTCCCCAGATGCTGGTCAACATGGGCAGCTCCAAGAAGACCATCAGCTATGGGGGCTGCACAGTGCAGTATGTGATTTTCCACTGGTTGGGCTGCACTGAGTGCATCATCTTGGCTGCCATGGCCCTGGACCATTACATGGCCATCTGTGAGCCCCTCAGGTACACTGTCATTCATCACATTCTCTGCCAGCAGCTGGTAGACACCACCTGGGTTAGTGGCTTTGGCAACTCCCTTGTCCAAGTAGTCTTGACAGTGTGTTTGCCTTTCTGTGGGCAGCAATTGCTAAACAACTTCTTCTGTGAGGTGCCAGCCATGATCAAGCTGTCATGTGCTGATACAACCATGAATGATGCCACACTGGCCATGCTGGCGACTTTCTTTGTGCTGGTTCCCCTCGCTTTCATCCTCCTCTCCTACTTCTTCATTGCCCATGTGGTGCTCAGGATCTGGTCCTCCAAAGGACTGCACAAGGCCTTTGGCACCTGTTCTTCCCATCTGGTGGTGGTCTCCCTGTTCTACCCCCCTGCCATCTACATGTACCTGCAGCCCCCTTCCAGCTACTCCCAAAAGCAGGGTAAGTTTATCTCCCTCTTCTATTCCATCATCACCCCCACCCTCAATCCCTTCATCTACACCCTGAGGAATAAGGATGTGAAAGAAGCTCTGAGAAGACTCCTGGAGAGGATCTGGAGGTTCTGCAGAAGATGA